In Lacibacter sp. H375, one DNA window encodes the following:
- a CDS encoding fasciclin domain-containing protein, with product MKKIVSYSLVALLLLSSCNKDISAPVPNTFPTPTGQSIGEIINTDANYSLLKHALTRASLLTAVTNKNSVFTLFAPSNAAFTASGIPSTAVIDAVPLAQLTAILSYHLIPGQKISSTGIPTTFPNVQMPTGLIFPAPNTSPLARFSIFPSRRGSAAWANNIPVTAADIAVANGVMHQVAAIVAPPSKLLLDTIKNDPDLDYFEAAIVRADSGLATTAAPSFQYYLGNPAIAPGANFTVFAPNNAAFQALIYFLVYQQVFALTGSAATADAQANGAVAAGPAFLSTNNVTTALVRGVVAYHIMTQRAFSVNFTSTAANYPTFVNASIAAHPGIAVSSTITGGFGSALSVKGVGNPSAAAAIPTAAGIDRPAVNGNFFKINQVLLPQ from the coding sequence ATGAAAAAGATTGTAAGCTACTCACTGGTTGCCTTGCTGTTACTGTCTTCGTGTAACAAAGATATTTCAGCGCCGGTACCAAATACATTCCCAACACCAACGGGACAAAGCATTGGCGAGATCATCAACACAGATGCTAATTATTCATTGCTGAAACATGCGTTAACACGTGCAAGTCTTTTAACTGCTGTTACAAACAAGAATTCTGTGTTTACGTTATTTGCCCCTAGTAATGCAGCCTTTACGGCGTCTGGTATACCAAGCACAGCGGTAATTGATGCGGTGCCATTAGCCCAGCTAACCGCTATTTTAAGTTATCACCTTATACCTGGTCAGAAAATCAGTTCAACAGGAATTCCTACAACATTCCCCAATGTGCAGATGCCTACCGGTTTAATTTTCCCAGCACCTAACACAAGTCCTTTAGCACGTTTCAGTATTTTTCCTTCAAGAAGGGGAAGTGCTGCATGGGCAAACAATATTCCTGTAACTGCTGCAGACATTGCCGTTGCAAATGGTGTTATGCACCAGGTAGCAGCAATTGTTGCACCTCCATCAAAGTTGTTGCTTGATACAATTAAGAACGATCCCGATCTCGATTATTTTGAAGCAGCAATTGTTAGAGCCGATTCAGGATTAGCTACAACAGCTGCTCCAAGTTTTCAATATTACTTAGGTAACCCGGCAATTGCTCCCGGCGCAAACTTTACTGTTTTTGCACCCAACAATGCGGCATTTCAAGCTCTGATTTACTTCCTCGTTTATCAGCAGGTATTTGCATTAACCGGGAGTGCGGCTACTGCAGATGCGCAAGCTAATGGAGCCGTAGCTGCGGGGCCTGCATTTTTGTCAACAAATAATGTGACTACAGCATTAGTTAGGGGTGTTGTGGCATATCATATAATGACACAGCGAGCCTTTTCCGTTAATTTTACAAGCACAGCTGCTAATTATCCAACATTTGTTAATGCATCAATAGCAGCTCATCCTGGTATTGCCGTTTCATCTACCATTACAGGTGGTTTCGGGTCGGCATTAAGTGTTAAAGGCGTTGGTAACCCCAGTGCAGCGGCTGCCATTCCTACTGCTGCAGGTATTGATCGTCCTGCCGTTAATGGTAATTTCTTTAAAATAAATCAGGTACTGCTGCCACAATAA
- a CDS encoding hemerythrin domain-containing protein, translating into MKREEQLQPLSHQHHNGLMAALLLKKGVGKQADSTVMGDFIVSVWNTELRNHFIKEEVYLHPHVLQIPSLMEKYEQMKTEHHQIRRIVDAIRNGDSSISLITDFHTLLERHIRFEERDLFPFIEEQIQPEQLNELGRNLQPLESKACSDYPVKFWE; encoded by the coding sequence ATGAAGCGTGAAGAACAGCTGCAACCGCTTTCACATCAACATCACAATGGATTGATGGCGGCATTGCTTCTGAAAAAAGGAGTGGGGAAGCAGGCTGATTCAACTGTGATGGGTGATTTTATTGTGTCTGTTTGGAATACTGAATTGAGAAATCATTTTATTAAAGAAGAAGTATATCTGCATCCGCACGTGTTGCAGATACCTTCGCTCATGGAGAAATATGAGCAAATGAAAACAGAGCATCACCAGATTCGTCGTATAGTTGATGCAATACGAAATGGTGATTCAAGCATATCTCTCATCACCGATTTTCATACCCTTCTTGAAAGACATATACGTTTCGAAGAGCGTGATCTGTTCCCTTTTATTGAGGAGCAGATACAACCGGAACAGTTAAATGAATTGGGTAGAAATTTACAGCCACTCGAAAGCAAAGCCTGTTCTGATTATCCTGTAAAATTCTGGGAATAA
- a CDS encoding TonB-dependent receptor — protein sequence MRKKLPVLLLLLTSCLISISSFAQSVTIKGSVKGTSNGEALPAVSVTVKGSSAGVYTNDKGEFSITVPSLPVTLIISSIGFESKEVTVSSASQAVNVTLATASSLGEEIVVSATRVAIRKIESPVTIEQVSAANIRNSPASTYYEVVQNLKGVDMLTSSLTFKTPTTRGFNGSGNTRFNQITDGMDNQAPGLNFSVGSIIGLSELDVDNMELLPGASSALYGPGGMNGTLLINSKSPFKYQGFSFQIKQGIMHADRKYRQEVSPYYNWNIRWAEKIGERAAFKITSEFVQAKDWLAADQRNYKRLGTTGNIIPGTRSTDPNYDGINMYGDETTIDLRQVFTAIGAQAPFLVPYMNSLSGSAINVSRTGYAERDLVDPNTVNFKLGGAFHYKITDDIEAIAMGYLGSGNSVYTGSDRYSFKNFIIKQYKLELNAKNWFIRGWATQEDAGESYNATVTTRLTNERIKPSTQWYGEYGQTYLAGKLSGLTDIDAHNNARAFADAGAPKPGSTQFKQIFDQVRSVPISKGGGLFIEKSDLFVAEGQYNFSHLTGGVVDILVGGDFRRFVLDSEGTLFADSAAPIPINQFGGYVQASKKLFDDRLNLTVSGRYDKNENFDGRFTPRATALIKLNKNNSIRLSYQTAYRFPSTQQQWINLRVGGDVLLIGGVQELRDYYKFNSNPIYTLESVQANAPKVYDYKDLKPENVTSYELGYKGVVADNKLLIDVYGYYGQYENFLARALVVQSKTGNIGGLVSASTRQVYSVPVNTEAIVKTYGYGLGFEYKLPGNFVVTVNGSSDVLQDVPPGYVAFFNSPKYRANVILGNSMLGKRKNIGFNIAYRWQDAYFFEGDFATGEVPAIQTLDAQVSYKIPKTKSLFKLGANNLLNQYYYHAPGNPSIGGLYYVSYSYNIF from the coding sequence ATGCGAAAAAAACTGCCAGTTTTATTACTGCTGTTAACGTCCTGCCTGATTTCCATTTCTTCCTTTGCTCAATCTGTAACCATAAAAGGAAGTGTAAAAGGCACCAGCAACGGAGAAGCCTTGCCGGCTGTTTCAGTAACAGTGAAAGGTTCATCCGCCGGCGTTTATACAAATGACAAAGGGGAATTCAGCATCACAGTTCCTTCGCTACCTGTAACACTTATTATTTCTTCGATTGGTTTCGAAAGCAAGGAAGTAACAGTCAGTTCTGCTTCCCAGGCTGTTAATGTTACACTTGCCACCGCTTCTTCGCTGGGTGAGGAAATTGTTGTTTCAGCAACGAGGGTAGCAATCCGTAAAATTGAATCACCGGTAACAATTGAGCAAGTAAGTGCGGCTAATATCCGTAACTCACCTGCTTCAACCTATTACGAAGTGGTTCAAAATCTGAAAGGGGTGGATATGCTTACATCATCACTTACCTTTAAAACTCCCACAACAAGAGGTTTTAACGGAAGTGGTAATACACGTTTCAACCAGATTACGGATGGCATGGATAACCAGGCTCCGGGTCTTAACTTTTCAGTAGGAAGTATAATTGGACTTTCAGAACTGGATGTGGATAATATGGAATTGCTCCCTGGTGCATCATCGGCGTTATATGGCCCGGGTGGTATGAACGGAACACTACTTATAAATAGTAAGAGCCCATTTAAATACCAAGGTTTTTCTTTCCAGATAAAACAAGGAATTATGCATGCCGACCGGAAATACCGCCAGGAAGTTTCTCCCTATTATAACTGGAATATCCGGTGGGCTGAAAAAATTGGCGAAAGGGCAGCATTTAAAATCACCTCAGAATTTGTGCAGGCAAAAGATTGGTTGGCAGCAGATCAGCGAAACTATAAACGCCTTGGTACAACAGGTAATATTATACCCGGCACACGCAGCACCGACCCGAATTATGACGGAATAAATATGTATGGCGATGAAACAACGATAGATCTGCGACAAGTATTTACAGCTATCGGAGCTCAGGCTCCATTCCTTGTTCCTTATATGAATTCTCTTTCCGGCAGTGCAATCAATGTTTCACGCACAGGCTACGCTGAACGGGATCTGGTTGACCCAAATACTGTAAATTTTAAATTAGGCGGGGCATTTCATTACAAAATAACCGACGATATTGAAGCGATTGCGATGGGATATCTAGGGTCAGGAAATTCGGTTTATACCGGAAGCGACCGCTATTCATTTAAAAATTTTATAATTAAGCAGTACAAATTAGAATTAAACGCAAAGAATTGGTTTATCCGTGGATGGGCCACTCAGGAAGATGCTGGCGAATCGTATAACGCAACCGTAACAACACGTTTAACAAATGAGCGTATAAAACCATCTACACAATGGTATGGTGAATATGGCCAGACATATCTTGCAGGTAAGTTAAGCGGGCTCACTGATATTGATGCTCACAATAATGCCCGTGCATTTGCTGATGCAGGTGCACCAAAACCCGGAAGCACACAATTTAAACAGATATTCGACCAGGTGCGTTCCGTTCCTATTTCTAAGGGCGGTGGCTTGTTCATTGAAAAATCAGATCTGTTTGTTGCAGAAGGACAATATAATTTCTCGCATCTAACAGGTGGTGTAGTTGATATCCTGGTTGGAGGAGATTTCCGCAGATTTGTTTTAGATTCAGAAGGCACTTTGTTTGCCGATTCTGCAGCTCCGATACCGATTAACCAGTTTGGCGGTTATGTGCAGGCCAGTAAAAAGTTGTTTGATGATCGTTTGAACCTGACAGTTTCCGGCCGTTACGACAAAAACGAAAATTTTGACGGACGATTTACTCCACGAGCAACGGCTCTTATTAAATTAAATAAAAACAACAGCATCCGCCTGTCTTATCAAACAGCGTATCGTTTTCCCAGTACACAACAGCAATGGATCAACCTGAGGGTAGGGGGAGATGTGCTCTTGATCGGCGGTGTACAAGAGTTAAGAGATTATTACAAGTTTAACTCCAATCCTATTTACACTTTAGAAAGTGTACAGGCCAACGCTCCAAAAGTGTATGATTACAAGGATTTGAAGCCGGAAAATGTTACCTCTTATGAACTTGGTTATAAAGGGGTGGTTGCAGATAATAAACTGCTGATTGATGTTTATGGTTATTATGGACAGTATGAAAATTTTCTTGCACGTGCTTTAGTTGTGCAATCAAAAACCGGGAATATTGGAGGTTTGGTCTCCGCTTCAACAAGACAAGTGTATTCTGTACCTGTTAACACAGAAGCAATTGTAAAAACTTACGGTTATGGTTTGGGGTTCGAGTATAAGCTTCCGGGTAATTTTGTGGTGACTGTAAACGGATCTTCTGATGTATTGCAGGATGTTCCTCCAGGTTATGTAGCATTTTTTAACTCCCCTAAATACCGTGCAAATGTGATCTTAGGAAATAGCATGTTGGGAAAGCGCAAGAATATTGGCTTTAATATTGCTTATCGCTGGCAGGATGCTTATTTCTTTGAAGGTGATTTTGCAACAGGTGAAGTGCCTGCTATTCAAACATTGGATGCACAGGTTAGTTATAAAATACCTAAGACAAAATCGCTATTTAAGTTAGGCGCAAATAACCTGTTGAATCAATATTATTATCACGCACCGGGTAACCCTTCCATAGGTGGATTATATTATGTGAGTTATTCTTACAACATATTCTAA
- a CDS encoding ABA4-like family protein produces MKLLCMSPDSIFQLCSSIALVSWLILLITSPFWPAVDKLLIGVVITLFAIVYAWLIFQSFNPGDVEKFNTLEGVMQLFTDKTAVTAGWVHYLAFDLMTGIWIKKNAQKHGINHWILIPCLFFTFMLGPVGLLLYLIIRLAYAKQYFADNY; encoded by the coding sequence ATGAAACTTCTCTGCATGAGCCCCGATTCTATTTTCCAATTATGTAGCAGCATTGCTTTGGTTTCATGGTTAATTCTGTTGATCACAAGCCCATTCTGGCCAGCGGTTGACAAACTATTGATCGGTGTGGTCATCACACTTTTTGCCATTGTTTATGCTTGGCTCATCTTCCAAAGCTTCAATCCGGGTGATGTAGAAAAATTCAATACACTTGAAGGCGTCATGCAATTGTTTACCGATAAAACTGCTGTTACTGCCGGATGGGTACACTACCTCGCTTTTGATCTCATGACTGGTATCTGGATCAAGAAGAACGCACAAAAACACGGCATTAATCATTGGATACTCATCCCCTGCCTGTTCTTTACATTTATGTTGGGTCCCGTTGGCTTATTGCTGTATCTCATCATTCGGCTGGCTTATGCCAAACAATACTTCGCCGATAACTATTGA
- a CDS encoding phosphoribosylaminoimidazolesuccinocarboxamide synthase — MNSFQFPNQTNYYKGKVRDVYSIGSDWLVMIASNRISAFDVILPRPIPFKGQVLNQIAAYMLKATEDICPNWLVNVPAPNVSIGKRCVPFKIEMVVRGNLVGHAWRTYSSGKRELCGAAMPDGLKENDYFPTPIITPSTKADAGHDEDISPAEIIEKGICTETEWNQLSSYALKLFARGKEIAAKQGLILVDTKYEFGKIGETIYLMDEIHTPDSSRYFYAEGFEERQQTGERQKQLSKEFVREWLIENNFMGKEGQTVPEMSDDWINTISKRYIELYEKVIGETFVPEELSDEETQSRIVSALQLLA; from the coding sequence ATGAATTCTTTTCAATTTCCCAATCAAACAAACTACTATAAAGGCAAAGTCAGAGATGTTTACAGCATAGGTTCTGACTGGCTGGTGATGATTGCCAGTAACCGCATATCTGCCTTCGACGTTATTCTCCCCCGTCCCATTCCATTTAAAGGACAGGTATTAAATCAAATTGCTGCTTATATGCTCAAGGCAACGGAAGATATTTGCCCCAACTGGCTGGTAAATGTTCCTGCACCTAATGTAAGTATCGGTAAGCGCTGTGTTCCTTTCAAGATAGAGATGGTTGTTCGTGGCAATCTTGTTGGTCATGCATGGCGTACTTATTCTTCTGGCAAAAGAGAGCTTTGCGGAGCAGCAATGCCTGACGGTTTGAAGGAAAATGATTACTTCCCTACTCCAATTATTACACCTTCTACAAAAGCGGATGCAGGACATGATGAAGACATTTCGCCTGCAGAAATCATTGAAAAAGGTATTTGCACAGAAACTGAATGGAACCAATTAAGCAGTTATGCATTGAAGCTGTTTGCACGTGGAAAAGAAATTGCAGCCAAACAAGGATTGATACTTGTTGATACCAAATATGAATTTGGCAAAATAGGTGAAACGATTTACCTGATGGATGAAATACATACACCCGATTCATCCCGTTACTTTTATGCCGAGGGTTTTGAAGAGCGTCAGCAAACAGGTGAACGCCAAAAACAATTAAGTAAAGAGTTTGTGAGAGAATGGCTCATCGAAAATAATTTCATGGGCAAAGAAGGACAAACTGTTCCGGAAATGAGCGATGACTGGATCAATACCATCAGCAAACGCTATATTGAACTCTACGAAAAAGTGATTGGAGAAACTTTTGTACCGGAAGAACTAAGTGATGAAGAAACTCAATCACGAATCGTTAGCGCTCTACAGCTACTTGCGTAA
- a CDS encoding putative sugar nucleotidyl transferase, whose translation MQVILFDTTRTTFYPFSLIRPLSAFRCGIFTPNERWAFVLQQEVFTLTEDYLASGNPFSAIKDDDFLYINASLIFSTDLANEVKALAAESVLRRNNNLVAVRTKNRLTFPLSTEQTKHCKEVELSVAVRFLHYPYDLVLANDQMIRTDFELIRSKKLSATISSSNQLINPEHIFIEEGAEVEYCTLNASTGPIYIGKNALVMEGSMIRGPFVALENAVVKMGSKIYGATTVGKKCTVGGEIKNSIFFDYSNKAHDGYLGDAVIGSWCNIGAGASCSNVKNTAGEVKFWNPLLHQWISAGTKCGVMLGDYSKVSINASLTTGMVSGICSNILTTGLSPKFIADFTWNIHTGEKYMLEKALHDIENWMQMKQQSLTNNDKQILEYIYALQT comes from the coding sequence ATGCAAGTCATTTTGTTTGATACAACCAGGACAACATTTTATCCGTTTTCGCTAATAAGGCCGTTGTCTGCATTTCGCTGTGGCATCTTTACTCCAAATGAACGTTGGGCATTTGTATTACAGCAGGAAGTATTCACACTTACAGAAGATTATTTAGCGTCTGGTAATCCTTTTTCTGCAATCAAGGACGATGATTTTTTATACATCAATGCATCGCTTATTTTTTCAACAGATCTGGCGAATGAAGTGAAAGCGTTAGCAGCTGAAAGTGTCTTGCGCCGAAATAATAATCTCGTTGCTGTTCGTACAAAGAACAGATTAACTTTTCCACTATCAACCGAACAAACAAAACATTGCAAAGAAGTTGAGCTGAGTGTTGCCGTTCGCTTTCTGCATTATCCATACGATCTCGTTCTTGCAAACGATCAAATGATACGTACAGATTTTGAATTGATCCGTTCAAAAAAATTATCTGCAACAATTTCTTCATCTAATCAATTGATCAACCCTGAACATATCTTTATTGAAGAAGGAGCAGAGGTTGAATATTGTACGCTCAATGCATCAACTGGGCCGATTTATATTGGAAAGAACGCATTGGTGATGGAAGGCAGTATGATCCGTGGACCTTTTGTTGCATTGGAAAATGCAGTAGTAAAAATGGGCAGCAAGATCTATGGCGCAACAACAGTTGGGAAAAAATGTACTGTGGGAGGTGAAATTAAAAATTCGATCTTCTTCGATTATTCAAATAAAGCACATGATGGTTATTTAGGTGATGCGGTAATTGGATCGTGGTGTAATATCGGTGCTGGTGCGTCCTGTTCAAATGTAAAGAACACTGCGGGAGAAGTGAAATTCTGGAATCCATTATTGCATCAATGGATCAGTGCAGGAACAAAGTGCGGCGTAATGCTGGGCGATTACTCAAAAGTGTCCATCAATGCATCGCTTACAACAGGCATGGTTAGTGGGATTTGCAGCAATATTCTTACTACCGGATTATCACCTAAATTTATCGCCGATTTCACCTGGAACATTCATACCGGTGAAAAATACATGTTGGAAAAAGCACTCCATGATATTGAGAACTGGATGCAGATGAAACAACAATCTTTAACTAACAACGATAAGCAGATACTGGAATATATTTACGCCCTACAAACATAA
- a CDS encoding lactonase family protein, translating into MYKLLLPLCMLFTGSVCAQQYHLLVGTYTDAGSEGIYTYKFNAQTGDATAMSSVKTSNPSYLAVSPDNKFVYAVNSDNDGMVSAFQFNKQDGSLKFLNKVTSAGAGPCYISINKKGNIVVAGNYSSGNLAVMEVRQDGQLNQPKQIIQLKGSSVNRSRQEKAHVHATVFSPDNRFLFVPDLGTDKVMIYKVAPGSGALQPAEEPFVDVNAGAGPRHIDFHPKLGFAYLIEELTGTITVFKYNEGKLTLVQNTSSHPISYQGAYGSADIHVSPDGNFLYASNRGDANSIAIFRIDQDNGMIQPIGFQPSLGIHPRNFNFDPTGNFLLVANRDTDEIVIFKIDKQTGLLEDTKKRIKVSKPVCIKWIVTK; encoded by the coding sequence ATGTATAAATTGTTGCTGCCTCTTTGTATGTTATTTACCGGATCTGTTTGCGCTCAACAGTATCATTTGCTCGTTGGTACTTACACAGATGCCGGTAGCGAAGGAATCTATACCTATAAGTTTAATGCACAAACCGGCGATGCAACAGCAATGAGTTCAGTTAAAACTTCAAACCCATCTTATCTCGCTGTTTCACCCGATAACAAATTTGTTTATGCAGTAAATTCAGACAATGATGGTATGGTGAGTGCGTTTCAATTCAACAAACAGGATGGCTCACTTAAATTTTTAAACAAGGTTACAAGTGCCGGAGCCGGCCCATGTTATATAAGCATAAACAAAAAAGGGAATATTGTTGTAGCAGGAAATTACAGCTCCGGAAATTTAGCTGTAATGGAAGTAAGACAAGATGGGCAACTTAATCAACCAAAGCAGATCATTCAATTAAAAGGCAGTAGTGTAAACCGAAGCAGGCAAGAGAAGGCACATGTGCATGCAACAGTTTTTTCGCCCGACAATCGTTTTCTTTTTGTGCCCGATCTTGGAACAGATAAAGTAATGATTTATAAAGTCGCTCCAGGAAGTGGTGCCTTGCAGCCGGCTGAAGAACCTTTTGTTGATGTGAATGCAGGCGCCGGTCCACGTCATATCGACTTTCATCCAAAACTGGGCTTTGCTTATCTCATCGAAGAACTTACTGGCACCATCACTGTATTCAAATACAATGAAGGAAAGTTAACACTGGTACAAAATACATCTTCGCACCCTATCAGTTACCAGGGTGCTTATGGTTCAGCTGATATTCATGTATCTCCTGATGGAAATTTTCTTTATGCCAGTAACCGTGGCGATGCAAACTCCATTGCTATTTTCAGGATCGACCAGGATAACGGAATGATACAGCCGATAGGTTTTCAACCATCACTTGGTATTCATCCACGCAATTTTAATTTCGACCCGACAGGAAATTTTTTACTAGTGGCCAATCGTGATACAGATGAGATCGTGATCTTTAAGATCGATAAACAAACAGGTTTGTTGGAAGATACCAAGAAGCGCATCAAAGTATCTAAACCTGTTTGCATCAAATGGATCGTTACTAAATAA
- a CDS encoding RidA family protein translates to MKKIYPESMPTPKGYYSPAIVHNGTVYVSGQLAINEKGEPQIGSIEDEVRQCMKNIEIILKASGSSLHHILKVNVFIADISNWPKFNQVFAEIMGEHKPARIVVPCNQLNYGCGIEIDCIAATAE, encoded by the coding sequence ATGAAAAAGATTTATCCCGAATCAATGCCTACGCCAAAGGGCTACTACTCTCCCGCTATTGTGCATAACGGGACTGTGTATGTAAGCGGACAATTAGCTATCAATGAAAAAGGCGAACCGCAAATTGGAAGCATTGAAGATGAAGTGAGACAGTGCATGAAGAATATTGAAATAATTCTGAAAGCAAGCGGCAGCAGTTTACATCATATCTTAAAAGTAAATGTGTTTATTGCAGATATCAGCAACTGGCCAAAATTCAACCAGGTGTTTGCAGAAATCATGGGCGAACATAAACCTGCACGTATTGTTGTGCCTTGCAACCAACTCAACTATGGTTGTGGTATTGAAATAGATTGCATCGCAGCAACAGCAGAATAA
- the kefF gene encoding glutathione-regulated potassium-efflux system oxidoreductase KefF, protein MAKVLILFAHPAMEKSRVHKRLVEHIPRSAEIRFHDLYERYPDFDIDVPYEQRLLLQHDVVIFQHPFYWYSSPAIIKQWQDLVLEHGWAYGTGGRAIAGKKFMHAISTGGSKNSYSEEGRNKYSLADYMLPFQQTAYLCGVEYLPPFVIHGTHRLPETDMDLHALQYEQMLLALIQDRISKPEIESCIYMNDLVPIPNAIQS, encoded by the coding sequence ATGGCAAAAGTTCTCATCCTCTTTGCACATCCTGCAATGGAAAAGTCAAGGGTACATAAACGTCTTGTAGAGCACATCCCACGGTCGGCTGAAATACGGTTTCATGATCTGTATGAACGTTATCCCGATTTTGATATTGATGTGCCATATGAGCAACGCTTGTTACTGCAGCATGATGTGGTGATCTTTCAACATCCATTTTATTGGTATAGTTCTCCCGCTATTATCAAACAATGGCAAGATCTTGTGCTGGAACATGGCTGGGCTTATGGTACCGGCGGTCGTGCAATTGCAGGTAAAAAATTTATGCACGCTATTTCAACCGGTGGTTCTAAAAACTCTTATAGTGAAGAAGGCAGGAATAAGTATTCTCTCGCAGATTATATGTTGCCGTTTCAGCAAACTGCTTATTTGTGTGGTGTTGAATACCTGCCACCGTTTGTGATACATGGTACGCATCGTTTACCCGAGACCGATATGGATCTTCATGCCTTGCAGTATGAACAGATGTTGCTTGCACTTATACAAGATCGCATCAGCAAGCCGGAGATCGAAAGTTGTATATACATGAACGATCTTGTTCCCATTCCTAACGCAATACAATCATAA
- the tpiA gene encoding triose-phosphate isomerase, with protein MRQQVAAANWKMNLTYQQAEELIDGIIHTPFTLGKDQRAVFAVPFPYLTMVVEKLKGKLNTGVAAQNAYTKTSGAYTGETSVEMLKSINVGYVVLGHSERREYFNESNQMLAEKVNTALAAGITPIFCCGEALDIREAGTQNEYVGNQLKESLFHLSADEIKKIIIAYEPIWAIGTGKTATSEQAQEMHAHLRSVLAAQYGTEVANEISILYGGSVKGSNAKEIFGQPDVDGGLVGGASLKADEFVQIIQSLK; from the coding sequence ATGAGACAGCAAGTAGCCGCAGCAAACTGGAAAATGAATTTGACGTATCAACAGGCTGAAGAATTAATTGATGGAATCATTCACACACCATTTACATTAGGAAAAGATCAACGTGCAGTATTTGCTGTTCCGTTTCCTTATCTCACAATGGTAGTAGAAAAATTAAAAGGAAAGCTCAATACTGGCGTTGCAGCACAAAATGCTTATACAAAAACCTCTGGTGCATATACAGGAGAAACTTCAGTTGAAATGCTGAAGTCGATTAATGTTGGTTATGTGGTATTGGGTCATAGCGAACGTCGTGAATACTTCAACGAAAGCAATCAAATGCTTGCAGAAAAAGTAAATACTGCTTTAGCTGCCGGCATTACACCAATCTTTTGTTGTGGCGAAGCGCTTGATATTCGTGAAGCAGGTACTCAAAATGAGTATGTAGGTAATCAATTGAAAGAAAGCTTATTTCATTTAAGTGCAGATGAAATTAAAAAGATCATCATTGCATACGAACCTATCTGGGCAATTGGTACGGGTAAAACAGCTACTTCTGAACAGGCGCAGGAAATGCATGCGCATTTGCGAAGTGTATTGGCGGCCCAGTACGGTACAGAAGTTGCTAACGAAATTTCAATTTTATATGGTGGCAGTGTGAAAGGTTCAAACGCAAAAGAAATTTTTGGTCAGCCTGATGTTGATGGCGGACTTGTTGGTGGAGCATCTTTAAAAGCCGATGAATTTGTACAAATCATTCAGTCATTAAAATAA